In Cryptomeria japonica chromosome 10, Sugi_1.0, whole genome shotgun sequence, a genomic segment contains:
- the LOC131858957 gene encoding uncharacterized protein LOC131858957, producing MWKTTTSLAPCELVYVKRAVLPIEFEIKTLYTILQLGMSLSDAWKECIGQLHSLDALCQEAPFHTEVVQKQCALWHDHHIQNRSFQPSDWALLYDSRFQDFKGKFQIRWLGPYEIKKVYDNGVVYLCTVDSERRALLVNGHCLKLYKKNPSKEDFFLDAANELMMIPFGLLQH from the coding sequence ATGTGGAAGACCACCACCAGTCTTGCACCTTGTGAGCTCGTCTATGTTAAGAGGGCAGTCCTTCCTATTGAATTTGAGATCAAGACTCTTTATACCATACTACAATTGGGAATGAGCCTCTCTGATGCTTGGAAAGAATGCATTGGTCAACTCCACTCTTTGGACGCACTATGCCAAGAAGCACCATTTCACACTGAAGTTGTTCAAAAACAATGTGCTCTATGGCATGATCATCACATTCAAAATAGGTCATTCCAACCTAGtgactgggcactcttgtatgacTCTCGCTTCCAAGACTTCAAGGGGAAGTTTCAAATACGTTGGTTGGGACCTTATGAGATCAAGAAGGTCTATGATAATGGCGTTGTCTATCTCTGTACAGTGGACTCCGAAAGGAGGGCTCTCCTCGTCAATGGTCACTGCCTCAAATTGtacaaaaaaaatccttcaaaagaaGATTTCTTTTTGGATGCAGCCAATGAACTCATGATGATCCCTTTTGGCctccttcaacattga